A segment of the Gossypium hirsutum isolate 1008001.06 chromosome D10, Gossypium_hirsutum_v2.1, whole genome shotgun sequence genome:
TCACTATGGCATCCTTAACCCCCATATGACATGTATACAAACAGCCACCCCTAGAAAGGCAATTCCACTTCATATGCAGCGAAATAAATACCTTGCTTCATACTTTTTCCTCATTTAGCAAGAAAATTTCTTTACGGATTATGACCAAACATAACTTCAAAGCATTAGCTGACTTCATACTCAGAAGCCGACTACTCATTTGGTGACCAGTGCTCTCAGCGACAAAACTAAAATCCGAAAGAGACAAATTTCTTCTTAACACAATTATAATAGCATTACAAAGtagaataaaatagcaaaaaccATGACACTTGCAGATAAATTAGGTCCAAGAAGGATCTAACTGAACAACAAATCGAAAAAGTGAGGAGACCTATGATCAAGGAAACTATAACTCTAAATTTACCCTGCACTCCCCGATCCATCATTAGCCTCCCATCTGATAGTAGCACGATAAAATTCTGGCCGAACTGGATCCATCTTTAGGAAGGGAGGGGCTTCAAGAAGAACCTTCAAGCCTAATTAGAGAATTTAACCTTACACAAATTTTGTTTTAGGAAGCTGAAAAAGCTTTTAAGAAGTCATTAAAATGAAAACAGTAGGCAATGTAGTACGTTCACCATAGTAACACCAACTGTAGCAAGTAGTCTTACTTCTGAAGCAGCTAATCTTTCTCCAGATTTTAGAATTTCCAGTGTATCAAACAGAGAACTAAAGCAATAATACCAAACAGtagagtttaaaacatatcaacaGTTTTTATTTGTCTAAAAAATGGGCATCtgtgagaatatatatatataatataaacatcagAATCAATACTGGAGCTGGACGTTGACCAACTATGCAACACTTTACATAGATATGCTGAccttttaattgaaaacataatacAATCATAAACAGCCTAAGCTGATGAAGGGTTAAATGAAAGAACCCTACAAGTGAATCAAgctgaagagtgcatgaatataaAAAAGAACAATATAGCAACAAGCACTTACGAAGCAGCTATAGCAAGGATCATTAACGTTTAACAGTATCCtataaacttcaaaaaaaaaatagtagttCCAAGCTTTTAAGAAATCAAGAAAAAAGCATCAATTCATGCACATAAGCAATTCAAAAACACCGTTGCCCTCTCCTCATAAGCAAGTTAAGATATAATTAAGATAAAACCatgcaaataaacaaataatagtaCCATTAGGTGGAGCAAAAAGAAGTGAAGAACAAATAGTATAATAATAGTTACAAGAACCTGGTGTTCAGTGTTGACAATTTTGTTGGTGAAACAATCAAAAGACCCAAAATTCGATTTCCATTCAGCAACAAGGCCTCTTGATTCCCACTCAGTAACAACACTCAACACATCGGGATTTGTCACTGTGAAATAAGGAGCACCATGATCGAATAACAGCTCTCTCCCATCTTCACTTATCTCTCTAAATTCCCAAAGTTACATATtaccaaaaacaacaaaaattcattaaactatgcactttaaaattttatttctgcCTCCCAAAACACTAGCAAATAATAGAACATAAAAAAAGGCAGTCAAAATTCgtcaaagaaaatgaatttttaataaaaaaataagtggagagaaataaaaaaggaacCTTCTTTGAGACATGCGGCCACCAGGACCCCTGGCAGAGTCAAAAAGGGTCACTGAAATTCCATTCCTTGCCAAAGTAGCGGCACAAACAGACCCTGAAACTGtgaatttcaagtttttaaagttaacaaaataatgatgataataaatctaaaaaaaagatCAGAGGAGCggggttttaatttttgtttattagTGGGTGGAGAAAGAGAAAGTGGGATATTATAGTAGATAGTAAGTATGGATACTTCCGCTTCCCACCACGGCAACCTTGGCGACAGTGTTTTGCATTCTATCCCGGTCGGTGTCGTAAACGGTGATGCTAATCAATTGGGGTTCATCTGTAATTACTGTGCCTATTAAACAAAGCAGTTTTAACAGAATCCATGCGGTGGGGTTCGGAACCCAGAAGCAAATTCAATAGAGAGAGGGTGAACAATCGAAGAATGTaaaatttctgtaatttttttgctaaactctaaacaatcagaaaataactaaaaacaaAGCAGAATGAATaattaaagagaagaagaagaagaaaagaaactcaCCGGCGGAAGAGGAACAAAGAACCGGAGGAAAAGAAACAAAGGCAAAGAACTTGATATCTCAGGCAAAGAACCACAGGGAAGAACAGTTTTTGGGGGAGAAAAATGGAAATTACCATCCAAAACAACTTTTGGCTGAAGAAAAGGAGAAATTTTTAACTTCTTCATCTGGAGAAAAGGCTTCTCCGATGGcgaatttttttatagaaatggaGGCTGTTTTTCGTTCCTTTTAAGAGAAAAGGACTTTCTGTTGAAAAAGTTCTTCTAAAACGCAAAGGAGAACAGGCCCTTAGAAGCACATTGACATGAAAAGCACTTTTGAAACAAAAGGAATGCTAAACaagaaatttttgaatgaattttttagCTTAATTgcttaaaacatatttaaaatttatttttcatatattaaaatattaacaacaaattataataaataattttctatattttattaaaacatcataatattaattaatttgaacattatttaaatgtttatttgttactttgtaatagaggtgatcatgggttgggctacccgGCCCAGCTCGACGGCCCACTCGAAAAAtaagagggttcgggtaaaaatataggcctaaaatatgggtttgggtaaaaaatgaggcccgtttagaaaactgGCCGGCCTCgagtaaaacttttttggcccgggcccagcccggcccgaattttatattaaatatatatttttttatttttaatcaaatatatatattttttatttttaatcaaatatatatttatatatatattaaatatatatatttaatatgggtTGGGTCGGATCAGGTCGGGCCGGGCTCAAGCTTAGCAATTTTCTCTCGGGTCAGGCTTGGACAAAtatttaggcccatattttgggtcgAGCCGGGCCCAAGACTAGAAAACGAGCCCAAAATTTTGTTTGGACCCGgtccatgatcacctctactttATAACACCATGTctaaatggacattttatttctcaaaagtacttttttacAGCAATACTAAaaacttaaatcttaaaccaaacttttcaaaagtacttctcaaaatcacttttccaaagcacttctcaaaagcaatgCTAAACTGGCCCTAAATAAGTTGTGCTTAATAGATAAATAGTATACTTAATTACAAACTAAGCCCTAATTTtctatgtctgattggtccctttGCTACCTCAACACAACtctatatgaattatataataagAATTACATGAATGAATGGACAAAAATGACGAGAAAAAATAATTTGCATGAATTACTATATATAGAAAatgcattttaatttaatttctttgggatattatttaattataagggattaaataattaattccaaagtgaaaattaaattaatcagtCATAATAGGTATATTATAAATTggacaattaaattattttacgcATAAATTCTATCATGCTAAAGTCCTCATAATTTTAACGAAAATAGAATAAGTTGCATAAactatttaattgaattaattaatgataaaaattattttgaaataaaagaatattttttgagttagttttaatttagtttagaCTCTAAGATGCACATACAATTAGACTCTAAATATCAAGGCCCGGGAAGCTAAATTTGAAGCATGTGTCGCAACACCTAAGGGAGGGATTCCCTGGTGTTGTTGGCGACTTGGGCAGGGAGTTCTTCTGGGATTCAATTTTCTATTAAGATATTATATTTATACTTCTTTCCATTCAGATTTTTgtagaaaaaattaattattgtgatttttctttatatatatggACTAGGGTGTCGTAATTTGAAAGAAAGAGTAGTTTACTCTACTGAATTTTAGTGcgaaatttatttgagttattaACTCAAATAA
Coding sequences within it:
- the LOC107916104 gene encoding renalase isoform X1, which encodes MQNTVAKVAVVGSGISGSVCAATLARNGISVTLFDSARGPGGRMSQRREISEDGRELLFDHGAPYFTVTNPDVLSVVTEWESRGLVAEWKSNFGSFDCFTNKIVNTEHQVLVTIIILFVLHFFLLHLMVLLFVYLHGFILIIS
- the LOC107916104 gene encoding renalase isoform X4, whose translation is MQNTVAKVAVVGSGISGSVCAATLARNGISVTLFDSARGPGGRMSQRREISEDGRELLFDHGAPYFTVTNPDVLSVVTEWESRGLVAEWKSNFGSFDCFTNKIVNTEHQA
- the LOC107916104 gene encoding renalase isoform X2; translation: MQNTVAKVAVVGSGISGSVCAATLARNGISVTLFDSARGPGGRMSQRREISEDGRELLFDHGAPYFTVTNPDVLSVVTEWESRGLVAEWKSNFGSFDCFTNKIVNTEHQFSV
- the LOC107916104 gene encoding renalase isoform X3, with translation MQNTVAKVAVVGSGISGSVCAATLARNGISVTLFDSARGPGGRMSQRREISEDGRELLFDHGAPYFTVTNPDVLSVVTEWESRGLVAEWKSNFGSFDCFTNKIVNTEHQFCR